CGACGAGCACGAGGAAAATGCTGAGTTCCGTCGGTATGCGCCGCCGCCTTTGCCGGGTTGCGAGCGGAGCCGCGCCCTCTGCTGCCTTGGTAGTCATGTCAAACCTCCCTTGGGCGATCGCCGTCAACGCATCACTGCGCAGCCAGCTCCATCACCTTGATCTGCGTTGCTTCGTCGCGATTGAGGAAACCGGTCACGCGTCCCTCGTGCATGACCATGATGCGGTCGCTCATCCCGAGAACCTCGGGCATTTCGGACGAGATCATCACCACCGCCACACCGTCTCGCGCCATCTCCGTGACCAGCCGGTGGATTTCCGCCTTGGCGCCGACATCGATGCCACGCGTTGGCTCGTCGAGGATGAGTATCCGTGGATTGGTGAGCAGCCAACGCCCGATCAGCACCTTCTGCTGATTGCCGCCCGAAAGATTTTCTACCCGCTCGTAGAGGTTGGGCGTTTTCACCCGCAATTTTTTTGCCATGTCTTCGCAGGTTGCCTCGACTGCGCCCTGCTGCACGAAGCCACCCTTGACATATCTGTCCTGCAGAACGGCGATCTGCATATTCTCGAGAATATCGAGGATCAGCAGGCAGCCGGTATCTTTCCGGTCCTCGGTCAGGAACGCCATCCGATTGCGGATGGCCTCGGTCGGCGAAGAAATGGTCACCGGCTTGCCGTAGAGCTCGATAGAGCCGGAGCTTGCCGGCGTCACCCCAAACAGCGTTTCGGCAACATTCGACCGGCCGGAGCCGACCAGGCCGGCCACGCCGAGGATTTCGCCGGCCCTGACCTCGAAGGAGACGTTGTTGAATACGCCCTTAAGACAAAGATCCTTGACGGAGAGCACGACCTCGCCGATCGGCACCTCTTCCTTGGGAAACATCTGGGTGATCTCGCGCCCGACCATCATGCGGATGATGTCGTCGCGGGTGACGTCGGTCGAGGCATGCGTGCCGATATATCGGCCGTCACGGAAAACGGAGAACTCGTCGGCGATCTCGAAAAGCTCGTTCATCTTGTGGGTGATGTAGACGATGCCGATACCCTGGGCCTTGAGGTCGCGGATAATACGGAAAAGATGCTCGACCTCGCGCTCCGTCAGCGCCGAAGTTGGCTCGTCCATGATCAGCACGTCGGAATTATAGGAAACCGCCTTGGCGATCTCGACCATTTGCCGGTTAGCGACCGACAGGAACCGGACCTCGATATCGGGATCGATTGCGATATTGAGCCGAGTAAACAATTCCTCGGTCATGCGGTGCATCACGCCGTGATCGATGAAACCGAGGCGGTTCTTCGGTTCGCGGCGAATCCAGATATTTTCGGCAACCGTCATGAACGGCATCAGGTTCAGCTCCTGATGGATCATGGCAATGCCGTTTTCGAGTGCGTCGAGCGGAGATTTCAGCTGGATCTCGATCCCCTTCAGGCGAATATCGCCCTTATCCGGCGTGTAGATGCCAGCGAGGATCTTCATCAATGTCGATTTGCCGGCGCCGTTTTCGCCCATCAGCGCATGTACGGAGGCGCGCTTCAGCCGGAACTGCACGTCGTCAAGTGCGACGACGCCAGGAAATTCCTTGCGGACACCCTCAGCGCTCAAGAGATATTCCGCATTCGGGACTGCACCGCTCGCGCGCACGGCGGCCATGGTTGTCGGGCTGACGGCCATATCATCTCCTCCGGATACGGGTAGGCGAAAAGGATGCGGGCAAAGAGCCCGCATCCTGTGTGGCGTTCGCCTCAGTTCTTGGTGACGAAGTCCTTGACGTTGGCAGGCGTCACGAGCTGGAAGGGAATGTAGACCTTCTTGTCGATCTTCTCGCCCTTGGCGAGCTTGAGCGCTGCATCGAGCGAGCCCTTGCCCTGGCCGGCGGCATCCTGGAACACCGTGACGTCGAGATCGCCCGCCTGCATGGCGGCAAGCGCGTCCTGCGTGGCGTCGACACCGCCGACGACAACCTTGGTCATATCCTTGCCGGCTGCCTTCAGCGCCTGGATGGCGCCGATTGCCATTTCGTCGTTGTTGGCGATCACGGCATCGAATTCGATGCCGCTGGAGAGCCAGTTGGTCATCAGGTCGGCGCCCTGGGTGCGGTCCCAGTTGGCCGTCTGCTCTTCGACGATTTCCAGGCCCTTGCATTCATCTGTCTTGATGACGTCGTGAACGTCCTGGGTCCGCATGCGCGCAGCCTGGTTGGAGAGCTCGCCCATGATGACGACGGCCTTGCCCTTGCCGCCGAGAATGCGGCAGATTTCCTTGGTTTCCAGCGTGCCGGATTCCTGCTCGTTGGAAGCGACGAAGGCCTGATTGTCCGGCAGTGTGTCGACGTTGACCGGCTGACGGTTGACGTAAACCAGCGGAATGCCGGCATCGGCCGCGAGTTTCGACATTGCCGTGGTCGCATCGGTATCGACAGGGTTGACGATGATTGCATCGACCTTGGAGGCGATGAAATTCTGGATCTGGCTCTGCTGCTTGGAAACGTCGTTCTGTGCGTCTTCGACCTGCAGCGTCACACCGCTCAGTGTCTTTGCATAATCGGTCATGCCGTTGCGCAGAACCGTCAGGAAATTGTCGTCGAATTTCGCCATCGAGACGCCGACAGTTTCCGCGTGAGCCGCCGTCGACATGACGAGCGCCATCGCAGTGCCCAGGATAAACTTTTTCATTTTACTTCCTCCACAAAGCGGTGCCCGGCTGCACCCTCCTCACGCCGGAGCTCCAGGCATTTGCTCTGAAGCCGCAATTCCCCGCGCCACCTCTCCCGCGGCGCTCCACAAAAACGGAACAAACAAACCGTCAAATCCGTTCTGCGGAATATTCATTCCATTTTCTGGGAACGGCGTCAAGTCTCTTTAGCGGCGACAGGATATGGATGAGAGCGCAATGCCATGCGGGCTTCAGGACCAACGCCCGCATTGTCGGTGTTGTGAAAGGCGAAACGAGCATCCATCTATGAGAGGGTCGAAGACAGGCTCACGGCCGCAGGCGCCTTCGACCTCTCGCTGCGACCCAATCATTTGAAGATTTTGGAGACAGGACACATGTCCATTTCGATGTATCGCCTCACCGTACCGATGTTCCAGCGCGGCCTCGCCAGCCTGAAAACCTACCTTGACAAGGCCGAAGCCTATGCGAAGGAAAAGAATATCGATCCTGCCATATTGGTCGCCGCTCGCCTCGCGCCCGATATGCTGCCGCTCTCCGGCCAGTATCAGCGCGCCAGCGACACCGCCAAATTTGCGCTCGCCCGCCTGACGGCAACCGACGCCCCGAAGTTCGAGGATAACGAAACGACGTTCGACGACCTGCGCGAGCGCCTGGCAAAGACCGACGCCTATCTCGCCGGCTTCTCCACGCAAGCACTGGAAGGCACAGAAACCCGCCAGATCACCCTGCCGGGGAAGAGTGGTATCGTGCTGCCGGGTGACGAATATATCGCCACCTTCGCCCTGCCGAACTTTTATTTCCACGTCGCGACGGCCCACGCCATCCTGCGTAGCCAGGGTGCGCCGATCGGCAAGCGCGATTATCTCGGCTAAGTGATATCAGGGCCGGTGCGTCACCGGCCCTCTTTCCGTCAGTTCGGTATAGGCGAGCGTCTGATCGAGATGGCGTGCTCGGAGCGACAGCAGCTTCTCGGCATAGTCGAGCCGTATCGCCGCATAGGCCGGATCCGCCGCGACATTGTCGAGCTCCATCGGATCGTCGGCAAGATTGAAGAGCAGCGGCGGCAATGCCGTAAAATGCACATATTTGAACCGCGCGTCGCGGATCACCGCGAGATTGCATTCGTTGGACCGCAGCCGGAAATGCTGCTCGGCCTCGCCATGCGCAATGTCGCGGAAATCGAATTCCCAGAATGCCGCGTCCCGCCAGCCCTGTCCGCTGCCACCCCTGACAAACGGCATGAGCGACCGGCCATCGAGCCCGTTCTTCGCGTCGATGCCGAGCCTTTGGCAAAGTGTCGGAAAAATATCGGCAGCGCTGGTGAATTTGTCGACGACCCCACCCGCAGCACTGCTTGCGGGATCGCGGATCACCAGCGGAATATGATAGCTGCCGTCGAAGAAACCGCCCTTGCCAAGAGTCCAGTGGTCGCCCGCCATTTCGGCGTGATCAGAGGTGAAGACAACAACCGTATCGTCCCAGGCGCCCGCATTCTTGAGGGCCTGCCAGATGCGGCCGAGCTGCGCATCGACCTCTGATATCATGCCGTAATAGATCGCCCGGATCGCGGCGAAATCCTCGGCGTTCCAGCCGCTGAGCGGCCCCGTTGCGCCGTGGATAAAGCTGCCCTTGTCAGCGCGCGGCATGGCATAGGCGAGGTAGGGATGGCCGACCTGTTCCGCTTCGCGGTTTGTCGCGCGGGCAAAAGCCGGTCCCTCGCCCGGCTTGAACATCCGGTTGAACGGCTCCGGCACAGAGAACGGCGGATGCGGACGCAAGAAAGAGACATGCGCAAACCACGGCCCGTCCTGTTCGCCCACCCAGCGAATGAACTCGCTGGCCAGGAAAGCCGTCTGGGTCTCGTCGCGCGAATAGGCCGGCGCCGCATTTGAAATTTCTCCGGCTCTGGCACCGACGGGAATATGGATATCGCGGCTGACGGCATCGGCATGGCCGCGAGACCTGAGCCAGGAGAGCCACTGTCTTTCGTGCTCCGGCAGAAGCTGGCGGGCCGTAAAGCCCGGCAGCACGCCTTCGTAGCTCGTCAGATGCGGATCGCCGGCATCCATCCCGCGCGGATCGGGCGCCGTATCCGTGTAGCCGAACAGCGTCGGGTCGTATCCCGCCCGCCGGGCGGCCAGGGCCAGATTGTCGAAGCGGGCATCGAGCGGCGAACCGTTGCGGCAGACGCGGTGGTTCATCTGATAGAGACCGGTATAGAGCGTGGCCCGCGCCGGCGAGCAGGGTGCCGCGCCGGCATAGTGCCGTCGGAAGAGGGTGCCGTCGCGCGCCAGCGCATCGACACCCGGCGTCTTTACGCAAGCATGACCGACAGCCGACAGGCAATCGCCGCGCCACTGATCCGCCGTGATCAGCAGGATGTTCGGCCGGCGCGCTTTCACGATGCTGGTTGGCTCAATGCTGGTTGGATTTTGCATGCCAGTCCCAGGCGGAGCGGATGATCTCGGACAGATCATACTGCGGCACCCAGCCGAGCACGTCACGCGCCTTGTCGTTATTGGCGACCAGCGTATGCGAATCGCCTTCGCGACGGCCGATATATTCGACCGGGAAGGGCCGGTTCGACACGTCCTCGATCGCGCCGAGCAATTCCTTGACTGTCGTGCCGGTGCCGGTGCCGAGGTTGAGCGCGACGGAATCGCCGCCCTTCAGCAGATATTCGACGGCGCGCACATGTGCATCGGCAAGATCCAGCACATGGATATAGTCGCGCACGCAGGTGCCGTCGCGGGTCTCGTAGTCGCTGCCGAACACCTTGAAACCCTGGCGGCGGCCGAGCGCCGCGTCGATCGCCAGGGGTATCGCATGCGTTTCTGGCTGATGCCATTCGCCGATCCGGCCCTCGAAATCGGCGCCGGCCGCATTGAAATAGCGCAGCACCACCGAGCGCAGGCTCCTGTACTGGTCGTAATCGGCAAGCGCCTGCTCGACGATATATTTCGTTCGCCCGTAGGGATTGATCGGCACCTGCCGGTGCGTCTCGTCGAGCGGCACGCTCTGCGGCAGGCCGTAGGTCGCGCAGGTGGAGGAGAAGACGAAGGCATTGATGCCGGCCGCCTGTGCCGCCGAAAGCAGCGTCAACGTGCCGATCACATTGTTTTCGTAAAAGGAAACCGGATCCTTGA
This Rhizobium brockwellii DNA region includes the following protein-coding sequences:
- a CDS encoding sugar ABC transporter ATP-binding protein, which gives rise to MAVSPTTMAAVRASGAVPNAEYLLSAEGVRKEFPGVVALDDVQFRLKRASVHALMGENGAGKSTLMKILAGIYTPDKGDIRLKGIEIQLKSPLDALENGIAMIHQELNLMPFMTVAENIWIRREPKNRLGFIDHGVMHRMTEELFTRLNIAIDPDIEVRFLSVANRQMVEIAKAVSYNSDVLIMDEPTSALTEREVEHLFRIIRDLKAQGIGIVYITHKMNELFEIADEFSVFRDGRYIGTHASTDVTRDDIIRMMVGREITQMFPKEEVPIGEVVLSVKDLCLKGVFNNVSFEVRAGEILGVAGLVGSGRSNVAETLFGVTPASSGSIELYGKPVTISSPTEAIRNRMAFLTEDRKDTGCLLILDILENMQIAVLQDRYVKGGFVQQGAVEATCEDMAKKLRVKTPNLYERVENLSGGNQQKVLIGRWLLTNPRILILDEPTRGIDVGAKAEIHRLVTEMARDGVAVVMISSEMPEVLGMSDRIMVMHEGRVTGFLNRDEATQIKVMELAAQ
- a CDS encoding sugar ABC transporter substrate-binding protein produces the protein MKKFILGTAMALVMSTAAHAETVGVSMAKFDDNFLTVLRNGMTDYAKTLSGVTLQVEDAQNDVSKQQSQIQNFIASKVDAIIVNPVDTDATTAMSKLAADAGIPLVYVNRQPVNVDTLPDNQAFVASNEQESGTLETKEICRILGGKGKAVVIMGELSNQAARMRTQDVHDVIKTDECKGLEIVEEQTANWDRTQGADLMTNWLSSGIEFDAVIANNDEMAIGAIQALKAAGKDMTKVVVGGVDATQDALAAMQAGDLDVTVFQDAAGQGKGSLDAALKLAKGEKIDKKVYIPFQLVTPANVKDFVTKN
- a CDS encoding DUF1993 domain-containing protein translates to MSISMYRLTVPMFQRGLASLKTYLDKAEAYAKEKNIDPAILVAARLAPDMLPLSGQYQRASDTAKFALARLTATDAPKFEDNETTFDDLRERLAKTDAYLAGFSTQALEGTETRQITLPGKSGIVLPGDEYIATFALPNFYFHVATAHAILRSQGAPIGKRDYLG
- a CDS encoding alkaline phosphatase family protein → MQNPTSIEPTSIVKARRPNILLITADQWRGDCLSAVGHACVKTPGVDALARDGTLFRRHYAGAAPCSPARATLYTGLYQMNHRVCRNGSPLDARFDNLALAARRAGYDPTLFGYTDTAPDPRGMDAGDPHLTSYEGVLPGFTARQLLPEHERQWLSWLRSRGHADAVSRDIHIPVGARAGEISNAAPAYSRDETQTAFLASEFIRWVGEQDGPWFAHVSFLRPHPPFSVPEPFNRMFKPGEGPAFARATNREAEQVGHPYLAYAMPRADKGSFIHGATGPLSGWNAEDFAAIRAIYYGMISEVDAQLGRIWQALKNAGAWDDTVVVFTSDHAEMAGDHWTLGKGGFFDGSYHIPLVIRDPASSAAGGVVDKFTSAADIFPTLCQRLGIDAKNGLDGRSLMPFVRGGSGQGWRDAAFWEFDFRDIAHGEAEQHFRLRSNECNLAVIRDARFKYVHFTALPPLLFNLADDPMELDNVAADPAYAAIRLDYAEKLLSLRARHLDQTLAYTELTERGPVTHRP
- the galE gene encoding UDP-glucose 4-epimerase GalE, which gives rise to MAGETVLVVGGAGYIGSHTCLDLANKGYTPVVFDNFSNGHREFVKWGPAEEGDIRDRARLDEVLAKHKPAAILHFAALIEVGESVKDPVSFYENNVIGTLTLLSAAQAAGINAFVFSSTCATYGLPQSVPLDETHRQVPINPYGRTKYIVEQALADYDQYRSLRSVVLRYFNAAGADFEGRIGEWHQPETHAIPLAIDAALGRRQGFKVFGSDYETRDGTCVRDYIHVLDLADAHVRAVEYLLKGGDSVALNLGTGTGTTVKELLGAIEDVSNRPFPVEYIGRREGDSHTLVANNDKARDVLGWVPQYDLSEIIRSAWDWHAKSNQH